In Ferribacterium limneticum, a genomic segment contains:
- the rpmB gene encoding 50S ribosomal protein L28: MARVCQVTGKGPMVGNTVSHANNRTKRRFLPNLQYRRFWVESENRFLRLRVSNAGLRLIDKNGIDAVLADLRARGEV, encoded by the coding sequence ATGGCGCGTGTCTGCCAAGTAACGGGTAAAGGCCCGATGGTTGGGAATACTGTTTCCCATGCCAACAATAGAACCAAACGCCGTTTCCTGCCGAACTTGCAGTACCGTCGTTTTTGGGTTGAATCTGAAAACCGCTTCCTGCGCCTGCGCGTTTCCAACGCCGGTCTGCGCCTGATCGACAAGAACGGCATCGATGCCGTCCTCGCCGACCTGCGTGCCCGCGGCGAAGTCTGA
- the rpmG gene encoding 50S ribosomal protein L33, translating into MAKGGREKIKLESTAGTGHFYTTSKNKRTTPAKLEFMKYDPKARKHVAYKEVKLK; encoded by the coding sequence ATGGCTAAAGGCGGTCGCGAAAAAATCAAGCTGGAATCTACAGCTGGCACCGGTCACTTCTATACCACCTCCAAGAACAAGCGCACGACGCCTGCCAAACTGGAGTTCATGAAGTACGACCCGAAGGCTCGTAAGCACGTTGCTTACAAGGAAGTCAAGCTGAAGTAA
- a CDS encoding ATP-binding protein yields MTGTEPELGAARPKEKNEGLARSLIRVALPRWRGKRYSLSKLFFNFYLLAMGSFVAIAFTADFVISTAQRGITDDYARRFMRGTITLIEDELFRQPRREWQKHLKEIDNKFSYKLGIVERMSLDRMLTPSQVIKLDAGDIAIDHDGDIMYHRLGTSSQVLVVGPLAANRNPELKDRLPLELRLRLLTWSLIGLIFAVALWFWIRPVWRDLEGLRQTALDLGNGHFEAVSPPVRTQLFAPLSDTMNSMAERIRQLLATHRELSCGISHELRTPIARMRFALEMLSETELREERERLWAMMEADLDELDQLIDTSLTYARFEREAPEAHFSSVKLAEWLTDEVDSVRLLGRKLEVMVNTQNLPENLFVDLDRKAMPYALRNLLRNAFKYAATRISVDAEQIGETIRIHVDDDGIGIPPEEREHIFSAFTRLDRSRDRSTGGYGLGLAIARRVLELHGGTATADASPLGGARFTLTWKARQ; encoded by the coding sequence ATGACTGGAACTGAACCCGAACTCGGGGCGGCACGGCCGAAGGAGAAGAACGAAGGTCTCGCCCGCTCGCTGATCCGGGTCGCCTTGCCGCGCTGGCGCGGCAAGCGCTACAGCCTGTCCAAGCTGTTCTTCAACTTCTATTTGCTGGCCATGGGCTCTTTCGTCGCCATTGCCTTTACCGCTGATTTCGTCATTTCCACTGCCCAGCGCGGCATTACCGACGACTACGCGCGCCGTTTCATGCGCGGCACGATCACCCTGATCGAAGACGAACTCTTCCGTCAGCCACGCCGCGAGTGGCAAAAGCACCTAAAGGAAATCGACAACAAGTTTTCCTACAAACTGGGCATCGTCGAGCGCATGAGCCTCGACCGCATGCTGACGCCCAGTCAGGTCATCAAACTCGATGCCGGTGACATCGCCATCGACCACGACGGCGACATCATGTACCACCGCCTCGGGACATCCAGTCAGGTGCTGGTGGTCGGCCCGCTCGCTGCCAACCGCAACCCGGAACTGAAGGACCGTCTGCCGCTCGAACTGCGTCTGCGCCTGCTGACCTGGAGCCTGATCGGCCTTATTTTCGCCGTCGCGCTGTGGTTCTGGATTCGTCCGGTCTGGCGCGATCTCGAAGGCCTGCGCCAGACCGCGCTCGATCTCGGCAACGGCCATTTCGAGGCCGTTTCGCCCCCCGTCCGCACCCAGCTTTTCGCGCCGCTTTCCGACACGATGAACAGCATGGCGGAGCGCATCCGGCAGTTGCTCGCCACGCATCGTGAGCTGTCCTGCGGCATTTCGCACGAACTGCGCACGCCGATTGCCCGCATGCGCTTTGCGCTGGAAATGCTCTCCGAAACCGAGCTGCGCGAAGAACGCGAACGCCTGTGGGCGATGATGGAAGCCGATCTCGACGAGCTCGACCAGCTCATCGACACCAGCCTGACCTACGCCCGCTTCGAGCGCGAAGCGCCGGAAGCGCATTTTTCCAGCGTCAAGCTGGCCGAATGGCTGACCGACGAAGTCGATTCCGTCCGCCTGCTCGGCCGCAAGCTTGAGGTCATGGTCAACACGCAAAACCTGCCGGAAAACCTGTTCGTCGACCTGGACCGCAAGGCCATGCCCTACGCCCTGCGCAATCTGCTGCGCAATGCCTTCAAGTACGCTGCCACGCGAATCTCGGTCGATGCCGAGCAAATCGGCGAAACGATCCGGATCCACGTCGACGACGACGGCATCGGCATCCCGCCCGAAGAGCGCGAACACATCTTCTCTGCCTTCACCCGCCTCGACCGTTCGCGCGACCGGTCGACCGGTGGCTACGGCCTCGGCCTGGCCATCGCCCGTCGCGTTCTCGAACTGCATGGCGGCACCGCCACAGCCGACGCCTCGCCACTCGGCGGCGCCCGCTTCACGTTGACCTGGAAAGCCCGCCAATAG
- the radC gene encoding RadC family protein, giving the protein MAITDWPEGERPRERLLAHGPEALSDAELLAIYLRVGVRGKSAVDLARDLLQRFDGQLGTLAEASLAELASVSGIGMAKAAQLKASFELARRALSQDMATRDSFTSPGKVRDWLRLKLASRGHEVFMALWLDAQNRLLKADELFTGTLTQTSVYPREVVKAALANNAAAVILAHNHPSGIAEPSRADEMLTRSLKEALALVDVKVLDHFIVAGNTPPLSFAERGLL; this is encoded by the coding sequence ATGGCGATTACCGACTGGCCCGAAGGCGAACGACCGCGCGAGCGTCTGCTGGCCCATGGCCCGGAAGCCCTTTCCGATGCTGAACTGCTGGCTATCTATTTGCGCGTTGGTGTGCGCGGCAAAAGCGCCGTCGATCTGGCGCGCGATCTGCTGCAGCGATTCGACGGCCAACTCGGCACGTTGGCCGAAGCATCGCTGGCCGAACTGGCCAGCGTTTCCGGTATCGGCATGGCCAAGGCCGCGCAATTGAAAGCCAGTTTCGAACTGGCCAGGCGCGCCCTTTCGCAGGACATGGCCACCCGCGACAGCTTCACCTCGCCGGGCAAGGTCCGCGACTGGCTGCGCCTCAAACTAGCCAGCCGCGGTCACGAAGTGTTCATGGCACTGTGGCTGGACGCCCAGAACCGCCTGCTCAAAGCCGACGAATTGTTCACCGGCACGCTGACCCAGACCTCGGTTTACCCGCGCGAAGTCGTCAAGGCGGCGCTGGCCAACAATGCTGCGGCGGTCATTCTGGCCCACAATCACCCGTCCGGCATTGCCGAGCCGTCGCGAGCCGACGAAATGCTCACACGATCACTGAAAGAGGCCCTGGCGCTAGTCGACGTCAAGGTTCTTGACCACTTCATCGTCGCCGGCAACACCCCGCCACTCTCTTTTGCCGAACGGGGTTTGCTATAA
- a CDS encoding winged helix-turn-helix domain-containing protein, whose product MNTRILLVEDDERLAELTAEYLTKNDMQVSIEPRGDTAEARILAEQPDLVILDVMLPGKDGFEVCRAIRPLYRGVILMLTARDEDFDQILGLEMGADDYIAKPVQPRVLLARIKALLRRLPTAGDAGGNSESESMVFGQFKISQATRTASLNGQTIDLTTAEFDLLWLLASHAGNVLSRDDLLQELRGIGFDGLDRSIDARISRLRKKLNDDPENPTRIKTVRGKGYLFSKHDWN is encoded by the coding sequence ATGAATACACGCATCCTGCTAGTCGAAGACGACGAACGCCTGGCCGAACTGACGGCCGAATACCTGACCAAGAACGACATGCAAGTCAGCATCGAGCCCCGCGGCGACACCGCCGAGGCGCGTATTCTGGCCGAGCAGCCCGATTTGGTCATTCTTGACGTGATGCTGCCCGGCAAGGACGGTTTCGAAGTCTGTCGCGCCATCCGGCCGCTGTATCGCGGCGTGATCCTCATGCTGACGGCGCGTGACGAGGACTTCGACCAGATTCTCGGTCTCGAAATGGGCGCCGACGATTACATCGCCAAGCCGGTCCAGCCGCGCGTCCTGCTCGCCCGCATCAAGGCCTTGTTACGGCGCCTACCGACGGCGGGCGATGCCGGCGGCAACAGCGAATCGGAGAGCATGGTCTTCGGCCAGTTCAAGATCAGTCAGGCGACGCGCACCGCTTCGCTGAATGGCCAGACCATCGACCTGACCACCGCCGAGTTCGACCTGCTCTGGCTGCTCGCCTCGCACGCCGGCAATGTACTGTCGCGCGACGACCTTTTGCAGGAACTGCGCGGCATCGGCTTCGACGGACTGGATCGCTCGATCGACGCCCGTATTTCCCGCCTGCGCAAGAAGCTGAACGACGATCCGGAGAACCCGACGCGCATCAAGACCGTGCGTGGCAAGGGTTATCTTTTCAGCAAGCATGACTGGAACTGA
- the coaBC gene encoding bifunctional phosphopantothenoylcysteine decarboxylase/phosphopantothenate--cysteine ligase CoaBC, with amino-acid sequence MELQGKRIVLGVTGGIAAYKAAELVRLLGKQGAEVQVAMTEGATHFVTATTFQALSGKPVYLDQWDARMPNAMAHIDLSRQADLILVAPASADFLARIAHGMADDLLATMVLARDCPLLVAPAMNRQMWENPATQRNVVQLQADGVQMLGPASGEQACGEVGAGRMLEPEEILEEVIAFFTPKLLVGKKVLITAGPTFEAIDPVRGITNLSSGRMGYAVARAARQAGAQVTLVSGPVGFSAPQGVDRVNVQSALDMHAAVMVRAAAADIFIGVAAVADYRVANAAEHKLKKDTGGIPPIELVENPDILAEVAAMSGGPFCVGFAAESRNLEEYAQSKRRKKNIPLIAGNLIQDGFSGDDNRLVLFDEAGVHPLAPAPKAVLARQLIEHIATLTGRN; translated from the coding sequence ATGGAATTACAGGGAAAACGCATCGTTCTCGGCGTCACCGGCGGCATCGCTGCCTACAAGGCGGCTGAGCTGGTTCGCCTGCTCGGCAAGCAGGGCGCCGAGGTGCAGGTGGCGATGACCGAAGGGGCAACGCATTTCGTGACGGCGACGACCTTCCAGGCGCTGTCGGGAAAGCCGGTCTACCTTGATCAGTGGGATGCCAGGATGCCCAACGCCATGGCCCACATCGACCTGTCGCGGCAGGCTGATCTCATACTCGTGGCGCCTGCTTCGGCTGATTTCCTCGCCCGCATTGCTCACGGCATGGCCGACGATCTGCTGGCGACCATGGTGCTGGCCCGCGATTGTCCGTTGCTGGTGGCGCCGGCGATGAACCGCCAGATGTGGGAAAACCCGGCGACGCAACGCAACGTTGTCCAATTGCAGGCCGACGGCGTGCAGATGCTCGGCCCGGCCAGCGGCGAGCAGGCTTGTGGCGAAGTCGGTGCAGGCCGCATGCTGGAACCCGAGGAAATTCTTGAGGAGGTCATCGCCTTCTTTACGCCCAAGCTGCTGGTTGGAAAAAAAGTGTTGATAACCGCCGGGCCAACTTTTGAAGCCATCGATCCGGTGCGCGGTATCACCAATCTGTCGTCTGGCCGCATGGGCTACGCCGTCGCCCGCGCCGCGCGGCAGGCCGGTGCACAGGTGACGTTGGTTTCCGGGCCAGTTGGTTTTTCGGCCCCGCAGGGCGTCGACCGTGTCAATGTGCAGAGCGCCCTCGACATGCACGCGGCTGTGATGGTCCGGGCCGCGGCGGCTGACATCTTTATCGGCGTCGCCGCCGTCGCCGATTACCGCGTCGCCAATGCCGCCGAGCACAAATTGAAGAAAGACACCGGCGGCATTCCGCCGATTGAATTGGTCGAGAACCCGGACATCCTGGCCGAAGTGGCGGCGATGTCGGGCGGCCCGTTTTGCGTCGGTTTCGCGGCCGAGAGCCGCAATCTTGAGGAATACGCGCAGAGCAAGCGGCGCAAGAAGAACATTCCGCTGATCGCCGGCAACCTGATTCAGGACGGTTTCAGCGGCGACGACAACCGGCTCGTGTTGTTCGACGAGGCTGGCGTCCATCCGCTGGCGCCCGCACCCAAAGCGGTATTGGCCCGGCAATTGATTGAACACATCGCTACCCTGACGGGGAGAAACTAA
- the ovoA gene encoding 5-histidylcysteine sulfoxide synthase — translation MKQAIFPATPLLTGADAEQKRQQILDYFHATFDRYEQLFEVLTSDEAYYVKPIALRHPLIFYFGHTATFFINKLVLAGLIEQRINPGFESMFAIGVDEMSWDDLSDQRYDWPRVDEVRAYRRAVRATVAQLIESLPLNLPIGWDDPFWIIVMGIEHERIHLETSSVLIRQHQLKYVQKHPAWEPCRDSGPAPENALVGIPATELRLGRDRSDPKIYGWDNEFGRHEASTAAFQASRYLVSNREFLAFVEAGGYADDTLWPEEGLAWKKFAKAEHPTFWIKDGPQWRLRLMLEEVAMPWDWPVENNYHEAKAFCNWKARESGQAVRLPSEDEWQALRQFAGVADLPGDLPANLGLSHEASSCPVNRFAHGPLFDVIGNVWQWLETPIYPFAGFEVHPIYDDFTTPTFDERHNLFKGGSWISCGNEAAPVSRYAFRRHFFQHAGFRYVVGDAAATQPASHYETDRLISEYIEFHYGEDYFGVANFPKTLAQLAIATMGDKPAGKALDLGCATGRATFELARHFDQVTGIDFSARFIGVGTQLAEQGRLRYTLTEEGELVSYKECSLAALGLTDVAAKIEFFQGDACNLKPVFAGYDLILAANLIDRLYSPALFLKTVHERLNPGGLLMLTSPYTWLQEHTKREEWIGGFKKDGENVTTFDGLKAMLGKHFRLVRGPESVPFVIRETKRKFQHTLSEVTVWERI, via the coding sequence ATGAAGCAAGCCATTTTTCCCGCAACTCCCTTGTTGACGGGCGCCGACGCCGAACAGAAGCGCCAGCAGATCCTCGACTACTTTCACGCCACCTTCGACCGCTACGAGCAGTTGTTCGAAGTACTGACCAGCGACGAGGCTTACTACGTCAAACCGATTGCGTTGCGTCACCCGCTGATTTTCTATTTTGGCCACACCGCCACCTTTTTCATCAACAAGCTGGTTCTTGCCGGCTTGATCGAGCAGCGCATCAACCCCGGCTTCGAGTCAATGTTCGCCATCGGCGTCGATGAAATGAGCTGGGACGACCTGAGCGATCAGCGTTACGACTGGCCGCGCGTGGACGAGGTGCGAGCCTATCGCCGGGCCGTGCGGGCGACCGTGGCGCAGTTGATCGAGAGCTTGCCGCTGAACCTGCCGATTGGCTGGGATGACCCGTTCTGGATTATCGTCATGGGCATCGAGCATGAGCGCATCCACCTCGAAACCTCGTCGGTGCTGATTCGCCAGCATCAGCTCAAATACGTGCAGAAGCATCCGGCCTGGGAACCCTGTCGCGACAGCGGGCCGGCGCCGGAGAACGCGCTGGTCGGCATTCCAGCCACCGAACTGCGCCTCGGCCGCGACCGCAGCGACCCGAAAATCTATGGATGGGACAACGAATTCGGCCGTCACGAGGCGTCGACCGCCGCCTTCCAGGCCAGCCGTTATCTCGTCTCGAATCGCGAGTTTCTCGCCTTCGTCGAAGCCGGTGGCTATGCCGACGACACCCTGTGGCCGGAGGAAGGTTTGGCATGGAAGAAATTCGCCAAGGCCGAGCACCCGACTTTCTGGATCAAGGACGGTCCGCAGTGGCGCCTGCGCCTGATGCTCGAAGAAGTCGCCATGCCCTGGGACTGGCCGGTCGAGAACAATTACCACGAGGCCAAGGCCTTCTGTAACTGGAAGGCGCGCGAGAGCGGTCAGGCCGTGCGCCTTCCGAGCGAGGATGAATGGCAGGCGCTGCGCCAGTTCGCCGGAGTCGCTGACCTGCCTGGCGATCTACCAGCCAACCTTGGCCTGAGCCACGAGGCATCAAGTTGCCCGGTCAATCGCTTTGCCCATGGCCCGCTATTCGACGTCATCGGCAATGTCTGGCAATGGCTGGAAACGCCGATCTACCCGTTCGCTGGCTTCGAAGTCCATCCGATCTACGACGATTTCACGACGCCGACCTTCGACGAGCGCCACAACCTGTTCAAGGGCGGTTCGTGGATTTCCTGCGGCAACGAGGCCGCGCCGGTGTCGCGCTACGCCTTTCGCCGCCACTTCTTCCAGCACGCCGGTTTCCGTTATGTCGTCGGCGATGCGGCAGCGACCCAACCGGCTTCGCATTACGAAACCGACCGGCTGATTTCGGAATACATCGAATTCCATTACGGCGAAGACTATTTCGGCGTCGCCAATTTCCCGAAAACATTGGCGCAACTGGCCATCGCCACGATGGGCGACAAGCCGGCGGGCAAGGCGCTCGATCTCGGCTGCGCGACCGGCCGGGCGACTTTCGAGCTAGCCCGCCATTTCGATCAGGTCACCGGCATCGATTTCTCGGCACGCTTCATCGGCGTCGGCACGCAACTGGCCGAACAAGGCCGGCTGCGCTACACGCTGACCGAAGAAGGCGAACTGGTCAGCTACAAGGAATGCTCACTGGCGGCGCTCGGCCTTACAGACGTGGCGGCCAAGATCGAGTTCTTCCAGGGCGACGCCTGCAATCTCAAGCCGGTTTTCGCCGGCTACGACCTGATCCTCGCCGCCAACCTGATCGACCGCCTGTACAGCCCGGCGCTCTTCCTCAAAACCGTCCATGAACGCCTCAACCCGGGCGGTTTGCTCATGCTGACCTCGCCCTACACCTGGCTACAGGAACACACCAAGCGCGAGGAGTGGATCGGCGGTTTCAAGAAGGATGGCGAGAACGTGACCACCTTCGATGGCCTAAAAGCCATGCTGGGCAAGCATTTCCGCCTGGTGCGCGGGCCTGAATCCGTGCCCTTTGTCATTCGCGAAACGAAACGGAAATTCCAGCACACGCTGTCGGAAGTCACGGTCTGGGAGCGGATTTAG
- a CDS encoding c-type cytochrome: MKPFAPIAALCLLAFASASQAADPNLGRNLAATCANCHGTNGNAVKGSGMDALAGMEKAKILQKLADYKSGDKPASIMHQISKGYTEAQLDLIAGYFAGQK; the protein is encoded by the coding sequence ATGAAACCGTTTGCTCCCATAGCCGCCCTGTGCCTGCTGGCCTTTGCCAGCGCCTCGCAGGCGGCCGATCCCAACCTCGGCCGCAATCTGGCCGCCACCTGCGCCAACTGCCACGGCACCAACGGCAATGCCGTCAAGGGCTCCGGCATGGATGCCCTGGCCGGCATGGAAAAAGCCAAGATCCTGCAGAAACTGGCTGACTACAAGAGCGGCGACAAGCCCGCTTCGATCATGCATCAGATCTCCAAGGGCTACACCGAAGCCCAGCTTGACCTGATCGCCGGCTATTTCGCCGGACAAAAATAA
- the dut gene encoding dUTP diphosphatase has product MHQIDVKILDNRLRETPPEYATPGSAGLDLRACIEAPIHVAPGQTTLVPTGMAIHLADPGLAAMILPRSGLGHKHGIVLGNLVGLIDSDYQGELMVSVWNRGSVGFTLNPLDRIAQLIIVPVLQVGFNIVDDFDASHRGEGGFGSTGHA; this is encoded by the coding sequence ATGCATCAAATCGACGTAAAAATTCTCGACAACCGCCTGCGTGAAACGCCGCCGGAATACGCTACGCCGGGGTCGGCCGGGCTCGATCTGCGCGCCTGCATCGAGGCGCCCATCCATGTCGCGCCGGGCCAGACGACGCTGGTGCCGACCGGCATGGCCATCCATCTGGCCGATCCGGGCCTGGCCGCGATGATCCTGCCGCGCTCGGGCTTGGGCCACAAGCACGGCATCGTACTTGGTAATCTGGTCGGCCTGATCGACAGCGACTATCAGGGCGAACTCATGGTGTCGGTCTGGAACCGCGGCAGTGTGGGCTTTACGCTCAACCCGCTGGATCGCATCGCGCAGCTGATCATCGTGCCGGTCCTGCAGGTTGGATTCAATATTGTTGACGATTTCGACGCGAGTCACCGTGGCGAAGGCGGTTTTGGCAGCACCGGGCACGCGTGA
- a CDS encoding ArsR/SmtB family transcription factor — MDETSDETLQVFEQVAHYFGLLADPTRLRILSCLCAEERPVHEVVEKIGLTQANISRHLNILYRAGVVDRRREGSSVMYRVIDPNFVDICRTVSITVASRDLGDELGVSPVNCSTDVK; from the coding sequence ATGGACGAGACATCGGACGAGACATTACAGGTTTTCGAACAGGTAGCGCACTACTTCGGATTGCTCGCCGATCCGACCCGTTTGCGCATTCTTTCGTGCTTGTGCGCTGAGGAGCGTCCGGTTCATGAGGTGGTGGAAAAAATCGGCCTGACGCAGGCCAACATCTCGCGGCATCTGAACATCCTTTACCGGGCCGGCGTAGTCGACCGGCGGCGCGAGGGCAGTTCGGTCATGTACCGCGTGATCGATCCGAATTTTGTCGACATCTGCCGAACGGTCAGCATCACGGTGGCAAGCCGCGATCTGGGCGATGAGTTGGGGGTGTCGCCGGTGAATTGCAGTACTGACGTCAAATAA
- a CDS encoding FCSD flavin-binding domain-containing protein: protein MMLMKRRDFLKVGAAAGAMASLYGCAGGGKASGHVVVVGGGYGGATVAKYLRMWSEGGVQVTLIERNPTFISCPISNLVIGGTKTMEDITVSYDGLKNKWGVRVVQDDVIAVDSAKKTISLKAGGAMSYDRLVLSPGVDFMFDQIPGLNNADAQSKILHAWKAGAQTVALRKQLESMKDGGTYAIAIPKAPYRCPPGPYERACLVANYFKQSKPKSKVVILDANEDVMSKKGLFTKAWADLYKGMIEYRNNSEVKDVEVGTNTAVLEFDKFKADVLNVIPPHRAGDIAAKSGIKLINNRWVDINWQSMESTSTPGIHVLGDAIFPAPTMPKSGHMANQHGKLAAAAILNMLSGLEPNPEPVVMNTCYSFVDAKNVIHVSSIHQYDAATKTVQPVKGAGGVSAARNELEGKVAMGWAKNIWADMLT, encoded by the coding sequence ATGATGCTGATGAAAAGACGTGATTTCCTGAAAGTCGGTGCGGCAGCCGGCGCAATGGCTTCCCTTTACGGCTGCGCTGGCGGCGGCAAAGCCAGCGGCCATGTCGTCGTCGTTGGCGGCGGCTACGGTGGCGCCACGGTCGCCAAGTACCTGCGCATGTGGAGCGAAGGCGGCGTGCAAGTGACGCTGATCGAGCGCAACCCGACCTTCATTTCCTGCCCGATCTCCAACCTGGTCATTGGCGGCACCAAGACCATGGAAGACATCACCGTCAGCTACGACGGCCTGAAGAACAAATGGGGCGTCCGCGTCGTCCAGGACGACGTTATTGCGGTCGATAGCGCCAAGAAGACCATTTCGCTGAAGGCTGGCGGCGCCATGTCCTACGACCGTCTGGTGCTCTCACCAGGCGTCGATTTCATGTTCGACCAGATCCCCGGCCTCAACAACGCCGATGCCCAGTCGAAGATCCTCCACGCCTGGAAGGCCGGCGCCCAGACCGTCGCCCTGCGCAAGCAACTGGAGTCGATGAAGGACGGCGGCACCTACGCCATCGCCATCCCCAAGGCGCCCTATCGCTGCCCGCCCGGACCCTACGAGCGTGCCTGCCTGGTCGCCAATTACTTCAAGCAGAGCAAGCCGAAATCCAAGGTCGTCATCCTTGATGCCAACGAAGACGTGATGTCCAAGAAAGGCCTGTTCACCAAGGCCTGGGCTGATCTCTACAAGGGCATGATCGAATACCGCAACAACAGCGAAGTGAAGGATGTCGAAGTCGGCACCAACACCGCCGTGCTCGAATTCGACAAGTTCAAGGCCGATGTGCTCAACGTCATTCCGCCGCACCGTGCTGGCGATATCGCCGCCAAGTCAGGTATCAAGCTCATCAACAATCGTTGGGTAGACATCAACTGGCAGTCGATGGAATCGACCAGCACACCGGGCATCCATGTCCTTGGCGACGCCATCTTCCCGGCCCCGACCATGCCGAAATCGGGTCACATGGCCAACCAGCACGGCAAGCTCGCGGCGGCGGCAATTCTGAACATGCTGTCCGGTCTGGAGCCGAATCCGGAGCCGGTCGTCATGAACACCTGCTACAGCTTCGTCGATGCCAAGAACGTCATCCACGTCTCGTCGATCCACCAGTACGACGCCGCAACCAAGACCGTGCAACCGGTCAAGGGCGCCGGCGGCGTCTCCGCAGCGCGGAATGAGTTGGAAGGCAAGGTAGCGATGGGTTGGGCGAAGAACATCTGGGCCGACATGCTGACCTGA
- a CDS encoding c-type cytochrome has translation MQFAGAVFAALCSMPVLAADAVDLARAEEIVSGRCFLCHGLEGESASPVFPRLAGQHGDYIAKQLADFKSGKRNSDTMKPQAEELTPAEMKSLGAFFQAKVVGPRTGRDQELLAVGKFVFNRGNQFSGLPACSTCHGAKGLGTPQLPRLAGQHPRYIEDQLKQFNKRERTNDNAVMHTIASKLSELETHAVAEYIATLD, from the coding sequence TTGCAATTCGCCGGCGCTGTGTTCGCCGCACTCTGCTCTATGCCTGTGTTGGCCGCTGACGCGGTCGATCTGGCGCGCGCCGAAGAGATCGTTTCCGGACGCTGCTTTCTCTGTCATGGCCTCGAAGGCGAATCGGCCAGCCCGGTTTTCCCCCGCTTGGCCGGGCAGCATGGCGACTACATCGCCAAACAGCTGGCTGATTTCAAGTCCGGCAAGCGCAACAGCGACACCATGAAGCCGCAGGCCGAGGAACTGACACCAGCCGAAATGAAGTCGCTGGGGGCTTTCTTTCAAGCCAAGGTGGTCGGGCCGCGCACGGGAAGAGACCAGGAACTGCTGGCGGTCGGCAAATTCGTCTTCAACCGCGGCAATCAGTTCTCCGGCCTGCCAGCCTGTTCGACCTGCCATGGGGCCAAGGGACTTGGCACGCCGCAGTTGCCGCGTCTGGCCGGGCAGCATCCGCGTTACATCGAGGATCAGTTGAAACAGTTCAACAAGCGCGAGCGGACCAACGATAACGCGGTCATGCATACCATTGCTTCGAAGCTGTCCGAGCTCGAGACGCATGCCGTTGCCGAGTACATCGCTACGCTGGATTGA
- a CDS encoding disulfide bond formation protein B has translation MNWSKVPMRAWFATLGLGCLGLVAVGMELQTLLRLAPCPLCIFQRLLYIVIGIIGLLGFIWPAGRMLWAALAGGLGVFGFGVAGYQTWMQAFPDLAPECSFTDPNAIERLVDWLGMEWPSMFLATGFCTSREWEFLGLSMANWSVVMFAGIVVYAALLFRQKRQA, from the coding sequence ATGAATTGGTCAAAAGTACCCATGCGGGCCTGGTTCGCGACGTTGGGGCTAGGTTGCCTGGGTCTCGTTGCCGTCGGCATGGAGTTGCAGACGCTGCTTCGTCTTGCGCCGTGCCCGCTCTGTATTTTCCAGCGCCTGCTCTACATCGTGATCGGCATCATCGGCCTGCTCGGTTTCATCTGGCCGGCCGGGCGAATGTTGTGGGCCGCGCTGGCCGGCGGACTTGGTGTATTTGGCTTTGGCGTTGCCGGCTATCAAACCTGGATGCAGGCTTTTCCCGACCTGGCGCCGGAATGCAGCTTCACTGATCCCAACGCCATCGAGCGTTTGGTTGACTGGCTGGGCATGGAATGGCCGTCGATGTTCCTGGCCACCGGTTTCTGTACCAGCCGCGAATGGGAGTTTCTTGGCCTGTCGATGGCCAACTGGTCCGTTGTGATGTTCGCCGGCATCGTGGTTTATGCGGCATTGCTTTTCAGGCAGAAACGGCAGGCCTGA